In Amphiura filiformis chromosome 1, Afil_fr2py, whole genome shotgun sequence, the following are encoded in one genomic region:
- the LOC140138126 gene encoding histone deacetylase 3-like, which yields MSNKKIAYFYDSDVGNFHYGPGHPMKPHRLSLTHNLVLSYGLYKKLQVYRPYRASVHDMCRFHSEDYIDFLQRVTPQNIQNFTKSLSHFNVGDDCPVFPGLFDFCSMYTGASLEGATKLNNNLCDIAINWAGGLHHAKKFEASGFCYVNDIVISILELLKYHPRVLYIDIDIHHGDGVQEAFYLTDRVMTVSFHKYGNHFFPGTGDMYEIGMESGRYYSVNVPLKDGIDDTMYFGLFKPVIQSVMDFYRPTCIVLQCGADSLGCDRLGCFNLSIKGHGECVQFVKSFNVPTLVLGGGGYTVRNVARCWTHETSLLLDEEISNELPYTDYFEYFAPDFTLHPDTTTRIDNLNTKQYIDQARQTVQENLKCIAAAPSVQMQDVPPDLLSLENTEEPDPDIRNSVKEQDEKIEAANELYDGEKDQDKEDGVIEV from the exons ATGTCGAACAAAAAAATAGCCTACTTTTATGATTCCGATGTGGGGAATTTTCACTATG gtCCTGGACATCCTATGAAACCACACAGATTATCCCTAACACACAATTTGGTCCTTAGTTATGGCCTTTACAAAAAATTACAG GTATACAGACCATACAGAGCTAGTGTACATGACATGTGCAGATTCCATTCAGAGGATTACATAGATTTTCTACAGCGAGTTACACCACAAAATATACAGAATTTCACTAAGAGTCTTAGTCATTTCAACGTAGGTGATGATTGTCCTGTCTTCCCTGGTTTATTTGACTTCTGCTCAATGTACACTGGCGCATCATTAGAAGGAgcaacaaagttaaataataat TTATGTGATATAGCAATCAATTGGGCCGGCGGGCTCCATCacgcaaagaaatttgaagcatctGGTTTCTGTTATGTCAATGATATAGTCATCTCTATTCTAGAATTACTCAA ATACCACCCTAGAGTGTTATATATTGACATAGATATTCACCATGGGGATGGTGTACAGGAGGCATTCTACCTCACAGACAGAGTCATGACAGTATCCTTCCATAAATATGGCAACCACTTCTTCCCAGGAACAG GTGACATGTATGAAATTGGCATGGAGAGCGGCAGATATTACTCAGTCAATGTCCCTCTCAAGGATGGCATAGATGACACCATGTATTTTGGTCTCTTCAAACCTGTCATACAGAGTGTTATGGATTTCTACAGACCAACGTGTATAGTATTACAG TGTGGTGCAGACTCACTAGGCTGCGACAGATTAGGATGTTTCAATCTTAGTATCAAGGGACATGGAGAGTGTGTACAATTTGTCAAGAGTTTCAATGTACCTACATTAGTTCTAGGAGGTGGTGGTTATACAGTCAGGAATGTAGCAAGGTGTTG GACACATGAAACATCACTTTTACTTGATGAGGAAATCAGTAATGAATTACCCTACACTG ATTATTTTGAGTACTTTGCACCAGACTTCACATTACATCCAGATACAACTACAAGGATAGACAACCTTAATACCAAACAG TATATAGACCAGGCTAGGCAAACAGTGCAAGAGAATCTCAAGTGTATAGCTGCAGCACCTAGTGTACAGATGCAGGATGTACCACCAGACTTACTCAGTTTAGAAAACACAGAGGAACCAGATCCAGATATCAGGAATAGTGTCAAGGAACAAGATGAAAA